Proteins from a genomic interval of Nasonia vitripennis strain AsymCx chromosome 3, Nvit_psr_1.1, whole genome shotgun sequence:
- the LOC100680396 gene encoding putative lysozyme-like protein codes for MKLTLIVCALLLAVAAVSCSPIEKREAAADDLSPLNEVYVFQNDDEERSDRDKRKIGIVKLGVSNGIINFVFGKLDAFLDAKTKALAVLDEGNKAKNAAFEIDNTKSATSEFINKFIAQKIKATTGSVGPLFNAGTTFLSSAKQGIAGAFVSKFAPLSSLAGGLAGGLSGASGGGDDGSNGGGSNSGSFLTGILGSLSGGGGLGSLSGGLSGGNNDVDDHVDVDFPSANADATASAGFANLGGGVGKKKTKIRTTTEDIPEFDRNKVSLDIPPQVFGGGFTIITNISKVISSLIMNSAKRTQSILEVFKPLFRGKFAIKGLPSDNPN; via the exons ATGAAGTTGACGCTGATAGTCTGTGCCCTACTGCTGGCCGTCGCGGCTGTGAGTTGCAGCCCGATCGAGAAGAGGGAAGCCGCGGCTGACGACCTCAGTCCTCTCAACGAA GTTTATGTCTTTCAGAACGACGATGAGGAGAGGAGCGACAGAGACAAGAGGAAAATTGGAATCGTGAAGCTCGGCGTCTCCAATGGAATCATCAACTTCGTTTTCGGG AAGCTGGACGCTTTTCTGGACGCCAAGACAAAGGCGCTGGCGGTGCTGGACGAGGGTAACAAGGCCAAAAACGCGGCTTTCGAGATCGACAACACCAAGTCGGCGACCAGCGAGTTCATCAACAAGTTCATCGCTCAGAAGATAAAGGCGACCACGGGTAGCGTAGGACCTCTGTTCAACGCCGGAACGACCTTCCTCTCCAGTGCCAAGCAGGGCATCGCCGGCGCCTTCGTCTCGAAATTCGCACCCCTTAGCTCGCTCGCCGGTGGTTTGGCTGGTGGTCTCTCCGGTGCTTCCG gCGGCGGTGACGACGGCTCgaacggcggcggcagcaacaGCGGCAGCTTCCTAACCGGAATCCTCGGCAGCCTGAGCGGCGGCGGTGGTCTTGGCAGCCTTAGCGGTGGCCTCAGCGGCGGCAACAACGACGTCGACGACCACGTGGACGTGGACTTCCCGAGTGCGAACGCCGACGCTACCGCCAGCGCGGGCTTCGCCAACCTCGGCGGAGGGGTAGGAAAA aagaaaacgaaaattcgCACAACAACGGAGGATATTCCCGAATTCGACAGAAATAAGGTGTCGCTGGATATTCCACCGCAAGTTTTTGGTGGAGGATTTACTATAATCACAAATATTAGTAAAGTCATTAGCAGTTTGATCATG
- the LOC116416790 gene encoding uncharacterized protein LOC116416790: MVLWSFVLLLWIGLGTSYPMTKLEPVSSNTTMADQTMVEVGATHTGKVELTLPFKISTKEELITWVTYAMRIMASRINITLASANPEVMPPERMEKLKNSSVVINNFLEKMNNDERTRLSGDERNMPDKRLNSMQDDRRMPSDEKRYQQDERRRQPDEMRRPQEPGKTVKTASMGGVKYDSRMEDMRRTTPPTTNCKKLERQLYRLTSTTENPNARNDMGVNVDIHASRPMSHQEQTRPLTFTNPFTKYIQELALINPYDHPDNKVFRDPDIFPPFNVQQHQNGYIPLPVRPAYHEENLKQYYAMANGQNVSQPSMFGVRTDPLGSLQLVPSRNNYHSPPITSQTTRTELADLNSGTIGIAFQQPHTIPFSTTLRPVLSVPFEAVITITRDSESSTPSSIMRPEKVSAVMLPPKRNSSSSQRGTKTPTSSSQKKKKNKNRDSSHSASATNVQDSLAPSSQKSKKNNSGKTTVQFDGDKSQRVSKSKKKKEKPPSTMFSALKFLVRMLTLVNGNATSPAVSNVFSKISKKGPNSKLLQVK, encoded by the exons ATGGTCCTTTGGTCGTTCGTCCTGCTGCTATGGATTGGACTGGGCACTTCGTATCCAATGACGAAGTTGGAGCCAGTATCCTCGAACACAACCATGGCAGATCAGACAATGGTCGAAGTGGGCGCAACACATACGGGCAAAGTGGAGCTTACCTTACCCTTCAAGATATCGACTAAAGAGGAGCTCATCACCTGGGTGACCTACGCCATGCGAATCATGGCCTCGCGTATCAATATAACTTTAGCTTCTGCGAATCCAGAGGTCATGCCCCCCGAGAGAATGGAGAAGTTGAAAAATTCCTCTgttgttattaacaattttttagaAAAGATGAATAATGACGAGAGGACAAGACTGTCAGGTGACGAACGAAATATGCCTGATAAAAGGTTGAATAGTATGCAAGACGATAGAAGAATGCCGTCGGATGAAAAGAGATATCAACAGGACGAAAGGAGAAGGCAACCGGATGAGATGAGAAGACCACAAGAGCCTGGAAAAACAGTCAAAACGGCTTCGATGGGAGGTGTGAAG tACGACAGCAGGATGGAAGATATGAGGAGAACAACTCCTCCAACGACTAACTGCAAGAAGTTGGAAAGACAGCTCTACAGATTAACGTCAACTACGGAAAATCCTAATGCTCGAAACGATATGGGGGTCAATGTAGATATTCACGCCTCGAGACCGATGAGTCACCAGGAGCAAACTCGCCCGTTGACTTTCACAAATCCATTTACCAAGTACATTCAGGAGTTGGCTCTTATCAATCCCTACGACCATCCTGACAACAAGGTTTTTCGCGATCCAGACATCTTTCCACCCTTCAACGTACAGCAGCATCAGAACGGCTACATACCACTTCCGGTCAGACCGGCTTATCACGAGGAGAATCTCAAACAGTATTATGCTATGGCTAATGGGCAAAATGTCAGTCAGCCTAGTATGTTTGGTG TAAGAACTGATCCATTAGGTTCGCTGCAATTGGTGCCTTCGAGGAACAATTATCACAGCCCACCGATCACTTCCCAGACTACTCGAACTGAACTGGCGGATCTCAATTCCGGCACGATCGGCATCGCCTTCCAACAACCGCATACCATCCCCTTCTCCACCACCCTGAGGCCGGTCCTCAGTGTGCCTTTTGAAGCCGTTATCACGATCACTCGAGACTCTGAATCGTCGACTCCGTCGTCGATAATGAGACCTGAAAAAGTCAGCGCAGTGATGCTACCCCCGAAGAGAAATTCTTCATCGTCGCAGCGCGGAACTAAAACTCCTACGTCGTCTAgtcagaaaaagaagaagaacaagaaTCGCGATAGTAGTCACTCGGCTTCGGCGACTAATGTGCAGGACAGTTTAGCGCCATCGTCGCAGAAGAGTAAGAAGAATAATTCGG GTAAAACAACAGTTCAGTTCGACGGTGACAAGTCTCAACGAGTCTCGAagtcgaaaaagaaaaaggaaaaacctCCAAGTACCATGTTTTCCGCCTTAAAGTTTCTAGTTCGTATGCTTACACTGGTTAATGGAAATGCCACATCCCCGGCAGTTTCGAACGTATTCTCGAAAATCAGCAAGAAAGGTCCGAATTCAAAGCTTTTGCAGGTAAAATAA